In one window of Saccharomyces paradoxus chromosome VII, complete sequence DNA:
- the GSC2 gene encoding 1,3-beta-glucan synthase GSC2 (Catalytic subunit of 1,3-beta-glucan synthase~similar to YGR032W): protein MSYNDPNLNGQYYNNGDGNGDGNYPTYQVTQDQSAYDEYGQPIYTQNQLDDGYYDPNEQYVDGAQFPQGQDPSQDQDPYNNDASYYNQPPNMMNPSSQDGENFSDFSSYGPPSGTYPNDQYTPSQMSYPEQDGSSGASTPYGNGVVNGNGHYYDPNAIEMALPNDPYPAWTADPQSPLPIEQIEDIFIDLTNKFGFQRDSMRNIFDHFMTLLDSRSSRMSPEQALLSLHSDYIGGDTANYKKWYFAAQLDMDDEIGFRNMKLGKLSRKARKAKKKNKKAMQEANPEDTEETLNQIEGDNSLEAADFRWKSKMNQLSPFEMVRQIALFLLCWGEANQVRFTPECLCFIYKCASDYLDSPQCQQRPDPLPEGDFLNRVITPLYRFIRSQVYQIVDGRYVKSEKDHNKVIGYDDVNQLFWYPEGIAKIVMEDGTRLIDLSAEERYLKLGEITWDNVFFKTYKETRSWLHLVTNFNRIWIMHISVYWMYCAYNAPTFYTHNYQQLVNNQPLAAYRWATAALGGTVACLIQVAATLCEWSFVPRKWAGAQHLSRRFWFLCVILGINLGPVIFVFAYDKDTVYSTAAHVVGAVMFFVAVATLVFFSVMPLGGLFTSYMQKSTRSYVASQTFTASFAPLHGLDRWMSYLVWVTVFAAKYAESYFFLILSLRDPIRILSTTSMRCTGEYWWGDKICKVQPKIVLGLMIATDFILFFLDTYLWYIVVNTVFSVGKSFYLGISILTPWRNIFTRLPKRIYSKILATTDMEIKYKPKVLISQIWNAIIISMYREHLLAIDHVQKLLYHQVPSEIEGKRTLRAPTFFVSQDDNNFETEFFPRDSEAERRISFFAQSLSTPIPEPLPVDNMPTFTVLTPHYAERILLSLREIIREDDQFSRVTLLEYLKQLHPVEWDCFVKDTKILAEETAAYENNEEEPEKEDALKSQIDDLPFYCIGFKSAAPEYTLRTRIWASLRSQTLYRTISGFMNYSRAIKLLYRVENPEIVQMFGGNADGLERELEKMARRKFKFLVSMQRLAKFKPHELENAEFLLRAYPDLQIAYLDEEPPLSEGEEPRIYSALIDGHCEILENGRRRPKFRVQLSGNPILGDGKSDNQNHALIFYRGEYIQLIDANQDNYLEECLKIRSVLAEFEELGIEQVHPYTPGLKYEDQSTNHPVAIVGAREYIFSENSGVLGDVAAGKEQTFGTLFARTLAQIGGKLHYGHPDFINATFMTTRGGVSKAQKGLHLNEDIYAGMNAVLRGGRIKHCEYYQCGKGRDLGFGTILNFTTKIGAGMGEQMLSREYYYLGTQLPIDRFLTFYYAHPGFHLNNLFIQLSLQMFMLTLVNLHALAHESILCIYDRNKPTTDILYPIGCYNFHPAIDWVRRYTLSIFIVFWIAFVPIVVQELIERGLWKATQRFFRHILSLSPMFEVFAGQIYSSALLSDIAVGGARYISTGRGFATSRIPFSILYSRFAGSAIYMGSRSMLMLLFGTVAHWQAPLLWFWASLSALIFAPFIFNPHQFAWEDFFLDYRDYIRWLSRGNNKYHRNSWIGYVRMSRSRITGFKRKLVGDESEKSAGDASRAHRTNLIMAEMIPCAIYAAGCFIAFTFINAQTGVKTTDEDKVNSTLRIIICTLAPIAIDIGVLFFCMGLSCCSGPLLGMCCKKTGSVMAGIAHGIAVVVHIVFFIVMWVLEGFSFVRMLIGVVTCIQCQRLIFHCMTVLLLTREFKNDHANTAFWTGKWYSTGLGYMAWTQPTRELTAKVIELSEFAADFVLGHVILIFQLPVICIPKIDKFHSIMLFWLKPSRQIRPPIYSLKQARLRKRMVRRYCSLYFLVLIIFVGCIVGPAVASAHVPLDLGSGLKNTFHNLVQPRNLSNNDTGLQMSTYKSHYYTHTPSLKTWSTIK from the coding sequence ATGTCCTACAACGATCCAAACTTGAATGGCCAGTATTACAATAACGGTGATGGGAATGGTGACGGTAATTACCCTACGTACCAAGTGACACAGGATCAAAGTGCGTACGATGAGTACGGTCAACCGATTTATACTCAAAACCAACTGGATGATGGTTATTATGATCCAAATGAACAATATGTTGATGGTGCACAGTTCCCTCAAGGACAGGATCCTTCACAAGACCAAGACCCTTATAATAACGATGCTAGTTACTATAACCAGCCCCCAAATATGATGAATCCGTCATCTCAAGATGGAGAGAACTTCTCAGATTTTAGTAGCTATGGTCCTCCATCCGGTACTTATCCTAACGATCAATATACTCCTTCACAAATGAGTTATCCCGAACAAGATGGCTCTTCAGGGGCTTCGACTCCCTATGGAAATGGTGTGGTTAATGGTAATGGCCACTACTACGACCCTAATGCCATTGAAATGGCCTTACCAAATGATCCATATCCCGCATGGACCGCAGACCCCCAGTCTCCCTTGCCCATCGAACAAATCGAAGATATCTTTATAGATTTAACAAATAAATTCGGTTTCCAAAGGGATTCTATGAGAAATATTTTCGATCATTTCATGACACTTTTAGACTCTAGGTCTTCGAGGATGTCCCCAGAACAGGCTCTTTTATCTTTGCATTCGGACTACATTGGCGGTGATACAGccaattacaaaaaatggtattttGCCGCTCAACTTGACAtggatgatgaaattggtTTCAGGAATATGAAATTGGGTAAGTTATCGAGAAAGGCAAGAAAGgctaagaagaaaaataaaaaagcCATGCAAGAAGCTAATCCTGAAGACACTGAGGAGACTTTAAACCAAATTGAGGGTGATAACTCATTAGAAGCTGCCGACTTTAGATGGAAGTCAAAGATGAATCAACTTTCTCCATTCGAAATGGTTCGTCAAATcgctttatttttattatgtTGGGGTGAGGCAAATCAAGTCAGATTTACTCCGGAGTGCCTTTGCTTCATTTATAAATGTGCCTCTGACTACCTAGATTCTCCACAATGTCAACAACGTCCTGATCCCCTACCCGAAGGAGATTTCTTAAATAGAGTCATTACTCCTCTGTACCGTTTTATTAGGAGTCAAGTTTATCAAATTGTGGACGGTCGATACGTGAAGAGTGAAAAAGACCATAACAAAGTTATCGGGTATGACGATGTCAATCAATTGTTCTGGTATCCAGAAGGTATAGCAAAAATTGTCATGGAAGATGGAACCAGACTGATCGATTTGTCAGCAGAGGAGCGTTATTTGAAACTGGGAGAAATCACATGGGATAATGTCTTCTTTAAGACTTACAAAGAAACACGTTCCTGGTTACATCTAGTTACCAACTTCAATCGTATTTGGATCATGCACATCTCAGTGTATTGGATGTATTGTGCTTACAATGCACCAACTTTCTATACTCACAACTATCAACAATTGGTCAACAACCAGCCTTTGGCAGCCTATAGATGGGCCACTGCGGCATTAGGTGGTACTGTGGCATGTTTGATTCAAGTTGCCGCTACTTTATGTGAATGGTCATTTGTTCCAAGGAAATGGGCCGGTGCTCAACATTTGTCTCGTAGATTCTGGTTCTTGTGTGTCATTTTGGGTATTAATTTAGGGCCTGTGATATTCGTTTTCGCTTATGATAAGGACACGGTATATTCTACTGCCGCTCATGTTGTTGGGGCAGTTATGTTTTTTGTCGCTGTGGCAACacttgttttcttctccGTAATGCCATTGGGTGGATTATTTACATCCTATATGCAAAAATCCACAAGAAGTTATGTTGCTTCACAAACCTTCACTGCGTCTTTTGCTCCATTGCATGGTTTAGACAGATGGATGTCTTATTTGGTCTGGGTGACTGTTTTTGCTGCTAAATATGCAGAatcatatttctttttaatcCTATCGCTAAGAGATCCAATCAGAATATTATCCACTACCTCAATGAGATGTACTGGTGAATACTGGTGGGGTGATAAGATTTGTAAAGTGCAGCCTAAGATTGTTTTAGGTTTAATGATAGCGACAGACTTCattctgttctttttaGACACTTATTTGTGGTATATCGTTGTTAACACTGTTTTCTCCGTCGGAAAATCGTTTTATTTGGGTATTTCTATCTTAACACCATGgagaaatattttcaccAGATTACCAAAAAGAATTTACTCTAAGATTTTGGCTACTACTGATATGGAAATAAAGTATAAACCGAAAGTTCTGATTTCTCAAATTTGGAATGCTATCATTATTTCCATGTACAGAGAACACTTATTGGCCATCGACCATGTACAGAAATTATTATATCATCAAGTTCCATCTGAAATTGAAGGGAAGAGGACTTTGAGAGCTCCTACTTTCTTTGTTTCCCAAGacgataataattttgagactgaattttttcctaGAGATTCAGAAGCTGAGCGCCgtatttcattttttgcCCAATCTTTATCAACTCCGATTCCTGAACCACTGCCAGTTGACAATATGCCAACATTTACTGTATTAACTCCTCATTATGCTGAGAGGATTCTATTATCGTTGAGAGAAATTATTCGTGAAGATGATCAATTTTCAAGAGTTACTCTTTTGGAATACCTGAAACAATTACACCCTGTGGAATGGGACTGTTTTGTTAAGGATACGAAAATCCTTGCTGAAGAAACTGCTGCGtatgaaaacaatgaagAGGAACCTGAAAAGGAAGACGCTTTGAAATCTCAAATTGATGATTTGCCCTTTTATTGTATTGGGTTCAAATCTGCTGCACCTGAATATACCTTACGTACGAGAATTTGGGCTTCCTTAAGATCACAAACTTTATATCGTACTATTTCAGGGTTCATGAATTATTCAAGGGCTATCAAATTACTGTATCGTGTGGAAAATCCAGAAATCGTTCAAATGTTCGGTGGCAATGCTGATGGTTTAGAAAGAgaactggaaaaaatggcaaGGAGAAAGTTCAAATTCTTGGTTTCTATGCAAAGGTTAGCCAAGTTTAAACCACATGAACTAGAAAATGCTGAGTTTCTGTTAAGAGCTTATCCGGACCTACAAATTGCCTACCTGGACGAAGAACCTCCCTTGAGCGAAGGTGAAGAGCCAAGAATTTACTCTGCTTTAATTGATGGTCATTGTGAGATTTTGGAGAATGGTCGTAGACGTCCCAAATTTAGAGTTCAACTATCCGGTAATCCTATTCTTGGTGATGGTAAATCCGATAACCAGAATCATGCTTTGATTTTCTACAGAGGTGAGTACATTCAACTGATTGATGCTAACCAAGATAACTACTTGGAAGAGTGTTTGAAAATCAGGTCTGTCTTAgcagaatttgaagaattggGAATTGAGCAAGTTCATCCTTATACTCCTGGTTTAAAATATGAAGACCAATCAACAAATCACCCTGTTGCGATTGTAGGTGCTAGAGAATATATTTTCTCTGAAAACTCTGGTGTTCTAGGTGACGTAGCGGCTGGTAAAGAACAAACTTTTGGTACATTATTTGCCCGTACTTTGGCGCAGATTGGCGGTAAATTGCATTATGGTCATCCAGATTTTATTAATGCTACATTCATGACTACTAGAGGTGGTGTTTCCAAGGCACAAAAGGGTCTACATCTAAATGAAGATATTTATGCTGGTATGAACGCCGTGCTTCGCGGTGGTCGTATCAAGCATTGCGAATACTATCAGTGTGGTAAAGGTAGAGATTTAGGTTTTGGTacaattttgaatttcactACTAAGATTGGTGCTGGTATGGGTGAACAAATGTTATCTCGTGAATACTACTATTTGGGTACGCAATTGCCTATTGACCGTTTTTTGACGTTCTATTATGCGCATCCAGGGTTTCACTTGAATAACTTATTTATTCAATTATCTCTGCAAATGTTCATGCTAACTTTAGTGAACCTGCATGCTTTGGCCCATGAATCCATTTTGTGTATTTACGACAGAAACAAGCCAACCACCGATATTTTGTATCCAATTGGTTGTTACAATTTTCATCCTGCGATTGATTGGGTGAGACGTTATACGTTATCTATTTTTATCGTTTTTTGGATTGCATTTGTCCCTATCGTTGTTCAAGAATTAATTGAGCGTGGTTTGTGGAAAGCGACTCAAAGATTTTTCCGTCACATTTTATCTCTATCTCCCAtgtttgaagtttttgCTGGCCAAATCTATTCTTCTGCACTATTAAGTGATATTGCTGTAGGTGGTGCTCGTTATATTTCAACGGGTCGTGGCTTTGCTACATCCCGTATACCGTTTTCTATTCTTTATTCTAGATTTGCCGGTTCAGCCATTTATATGGGGTCAAGATCGATGTTGATGCTATTATTTGGTACTGTGGCGCATTGGCAAGCTCCCTTATTATGGTTTTGGGCATCATTATCAGCCCTAATATTTGCACCGTTCATTTTTAATCCGCATCAATTTGCTTGggaagattttttcctaGACTACAGAGATTATATCAGATGGCTGTCAAGAGGTAATAATAAATATCATAGAAATTCATGGATTGGCTATGTGAGAATGTCGAGATCTCGTATTACCGGTTTTAAGCGTAAACTAGTCGGTGATGAATCAGAGAAATCCGCAGGTGATGCCAGCAGGGCTCACAGGACCAATTTGATTATGGCTGAAATGATACCGTGCGCAATTTATGCAGCAGGTTGTTTTATTGCCTTCACGTTTATTAACGCTCAAACTGGTGTCAAGACAACTGATGAAGACAAAGTGAACTCCACTCTACGTATTATCATCTGCACCTTAGCACCTATTGCTATCGATATTGGTGTTTTATTCTTCTGTATGGGTTTATCCTGCTGTTCTGGCCCTTTGTTGGGCATGTGCTGCAAGAAAACTGGTTCCGTTATGGCAGGGATCGCACACGGTATCGCTGTTGTTGTCcatattgtttttttcattgtcaTGTGGGTTTTAGAGGGTTTTAGTTTTGTTAGGATGTTGATTGGTGTTGTTACATGTATACAATGTCAAAGGTTGATTTTTCACTGTATGACGGTATTATTGTTGACCCGTGAATTTAAAAACGATCACGCTAATACTGCCTTCTGGACAGGTAAATGGTACAGCACTGGCTTAGGATATATGGCGTGGACTCAACCGACGAGGGAATTGACTGCAAAAGTCATTGAGCTTTCCGAGTTTGCAGCGGATTTTGTTTTGGGACATGTGATTTTGATCTTCCAACTACCAGTTATTTGCATTCCGAAGATAGATAAGTTCCACTCAATCATGTTGTTCTGGTTAAAACCATCCCGTCAAATTCGTCCTCCtatttattctttaaaGCAGGCGCGCCTACGTAAACGTATGGTGAGGAGATATTGCAGCTTGTACTTTTTGGTACTAATCATATTCGTGGGATGCATTGTTGGCCCTGCTGTTGCTTCAGCCCATGTTCCACTTGACCTTGGATCTGGGTTGAAGAATACTTTCCATAACTTAGTTCAACCAAGAAACCTATCTAACAATGATACTGGGTTACAGATGTCTACTTATAAGAGTCACTATTACACTCATACGCCATCTTTGAAGACCTGGTCTACGATCAAATGA
- the TIM21 gene encoding Tim21p (Nonessential component of the TIM23 complex~similar to YGR033C), giving the protein MNSSLSKFLLRLGHRKASFPRSNIFVASPVISHTSLLRRTLPGRTRLYGNDAGATSGKKGEKAGSRLKPLWPQVKSASTFTFSGILVIGAVGISAIVIYLILSELFSPSGDTQLFNRAVSMVEKNKDIRNLLQCDDGITGKERLKAYGELITNDKWTRNRPIVSTKKIDREGSTHHYMRFHIESKKKIALVHLEAKESKQNYQPDFINMYVDVPGEKRYYLIKPKLHPVSNSKGFLGIRWGPRKD; this is encoded by the coding sequence ATGAATTCAAGCTTGTCTAAGTTTTTACTCCGTTTAGGGCATAGAAAAGCTTCGTTTCCACGATCTAATATTTTCGTCGCCTCTCCGGTAATAAGTCACACATCACTTCTTAGAAGAACGCTACCGGGCAGAACAAGATTATACGGTAATGACGCTGGCGCAACATCAGGAAAGAAGGGTGAAAAGGCTGGCAGTAGGCTTAAACCATTGTGGCCCCAAGTAAAATCCGCCTCTACGTTTACCTTTTCAGGCATACTTGTTATAGGGGCTGTCGGCATATctgctattgttatttaCCTGATTCTTTCAGAACTATTTTCGCCTTCAGGTGACACAcaacttttcaatagaGCGGTTTCTATGGTAgagaaaaacaaagataTAAGAAACTTACTACAGTGCGACGACGGCATTactggaaaagaaagattgaAAGCGTACGGTGAACTTATAACAAATGACAAATGGACAAGAAACAGGCCTATAGTttctacaaaaaaaatagatagAGAAGGCAGCACGCATCATTATATGAGATTCCACATTGAatccaaaaagaaaatagcatTGGTCCACTTAGAGGCTAAAGAATCCAAACAGAACTACCAACCTGACTTCATCAATATGTACGTCGATGTTCCTGGAGAGAAGCGTTACTATTTGATCAAACCAAAATTACATCCGGTTTCTAATTCGAAAGGCTTCCTGGGAATAAGATGGGGCCCCAGGAAAGATTAA
- the RPL26B gene encoding 60S ribosomal protein uL24 (Ribosomal 60S subunit protein L26B~similar to YGR034W), whose translation MAKQSLDVSSDRRKARKAYFTAPSSERRVLLSAPLSKELRAQYGIKALPIRRDDEVLVVRGSKKGQEGKISSVYRLKFAVQVDKVTKEKVNGASVPINLHPSKLVITKLHLDKDRKALIQRKGGKLE comes from the exons ATGGCTAAGCAATCTCTAG aCGTTTCCTCTGACAGAAGAAAGGCCAGAAAGGCTTATTTCACTGCTCCATCCTCTGAACGTCGTGTTTTGTTATCTGCTCCATTATCCAAGGAATTGAGAGCTCAATACGGTATCAAGGCTTTGCCAATCAGAAGAGATGATGAAGTCTTGGTTGTTCGTGGTTCCAAGAAGGGTCAAGAAGGTAAAATTTCATCTGTTTACAGATTGAAATTTGCTGTCCAAGTTGACAAGGTCACCAAGGAAAAGGTCAACGGTGCTTCCGTTCCAATTAACTTGCACCCATCCAAGCTTGTTATCACTAAATTACACTTGGACAAGGACAGAAAGGCTTTGATCCAAAGAAAGGGTGGTAAATTGGAATAA
- a CDS encoding uncharacterized protein (similar to YGR035C) produces MLLTPAKTTRTRDSANSSDNSSSSKSNSSIMRAIVSSLMVKPITSLTNTVTSSKSSRRNSSPSKITRYDLMKAAAENDLKRSKSQGQDKLRKSSNGRNNEEILVSNTTSEIQRTGSSI; encoded by the coding sequence ATGCTACTCACACCAGCCAAGACTACAAGAACGAGAGACTCAGCAAATTCTAGTGACAACAGCAGTAGCAGTAAAAGCAATAGTTCAATCATGCGTGCTATAGTTTCTTCCCTTATGGTCAAGCCCATCACATCTCTCACTAATACTGTCACAAGCAGTAAAAGTTCCCGACGCAATAGTTCCCCGAGTAAAATTACAAGATATGATTTAATGAAAGCTGCCGCTGAAAACGActtgaaaagaagcaagTCCCAAGGACAAGACAAACTCAGAAAAAGCTCTAATGGTagaaataatgaagaaattttggTGTCTAATACTACTTCAGAAATTCAACGAACTGGCAGTAGCATATAG
- the CAX4 gene encoding dolichyldiphosphatase (Dolichyl pyrophosphate (Dol-P-P) phosphatase~similar to YGR036C) has product MNSTAAAINPNPNVIPFDDTYILYDPHDFLSFLSAYFSLMPILVLSFYLSWFIITRELEACIVAFGQLMNEIFNNVIKNIIKQPRPVSFGASFQNDTMRSGYGMPSAHSQFMGFCFTYNSLKIYTSWRNLNLWEKYIFSGALALLSFCVCFSRVYLHYHNLDQVIVGFSVGALTGSLYFVMVGIIRELGLVNWFLKLRIIRLFYMTDSYNLAPLTLKENYEAYWKRINQQPLNDKAKKE; this is encoded by the coding sequence ATGAATAGTACCGCTGCCGCAATAAATCCAAATCCAAATGTTATACCGTTCGATGATACGTATATTCTTTATGATCCACATGACTTTCTATCATTCCTAAGTGCATATTTCTCGCTGATGCCCATCCTAGTGCtatctttttatttgtcGTGGTTCATCATCACGAGAGAGTTAGAAGCCTGCATCGTGGCCTTCGGCCAGCTGATGAACgaaatatttaataatgTGATCAAGAACATAATAAAACAACCACGCCCAGTATCGTTCGGTGCGTCGTTCCAAAATGATACTATGAGATCTGGTTATGGAATGCCCAGCGCACATTCCCAATTCATGGGGTTCTGTTTTACCTATAACTCCTTAAAAATATACACTTCATGGAGAAATCTAAACTTATGGGaaaaatacattttttctgGCGCATTAGCTTTATTGTCGTTCTGCGTTTGCTTTTCCAGAGTTTACTTGCACTACCACAATTTAGATCAAGTAATCGTGGGATTCAGCGTAGGAGCACTGACTGGATCACTTTATTTTGTTATGGTTGGCATCATAAGAGAGTTGGGCTTAGTCAATTGGTTTCTGAAACTACGCATTATCAGGTTATTTTACATGACAGATTCATATAATCTGGCACCTTTGACATTGAAAGAGAACTACGAAGCgtattggaaaagaataaatcaGCAACCTCTCAATGATAAAGCCAAAAAAGAGTAG
- the ACB1 gene encoding long-chain fatty acid transporter ACB1 (Acyl-CoA-binding protein~similar to YGR037C), with product MVSQLFEEKAKAVNELPTKPSTDELLELYALYKQATVGDNDKEKPGIFNMKDRYKWEAWENLKGKSQEDAEKEYIALVDQLIAKYSS from the coding sequence ATGGTTTCTCAATTattcgaagaaaaagctaAAGCCGTCAACGAGCTACCAACAAAGCCCTCCACTGATGAATTATTAGAATTGTATGCTCTGTACAAGCAAGCCACAGTCGGTGATAACGACAAGGAAAAGCCAGGTATATTCAACATGAAGGACCGCTACAAGTGGGAGGCCTGGGAAAACTTAAAAGGTAAATCCCAGGAAGATGCCGAAAAGGAATACATTGCTCTTGTTGACCAATTGATTGCCAAGTACTCCTCTTAG
- the ORM1 gene encoding sphingolipid homeostasis protein ORM1 (Protein that mediates sphingolipid homeostasis~similar to YGR038W): MTELDYQGTDEGVSTSYSRDQTDLKPFPSAGSASSSIKTTEPVKDHRRRRSSSIISHVEPETFEDENDQQLLPNMNATWVDQRGAWIIHVVIIILLKLFYNLFPGVTTEWSWTLTNMTYVIGSYVMFHLIKGTPFDFNGGAYDNLTMWEQIDDETLYTPSRKFLISVPIALFLVSTHYAHYDLKLFSWNCFLTTFGAVVPKLPVTHRLRISIPGITGRAQIS, encoded by the coding sequence ATGACTGAATTAGATTATCAAGGAACTGATGAAGGGGTTTCTACCTCATATAGTCGAGATCAAACGGATCTTAAGCCGTTTCCTTCTGCAGGCAGtgcatcttcatcaattaAAACGACGGAACCTGTGAAAGATCATAGAAGAAGGCGTTCTTCTAGCATAATTTCACATGTGGAACCAGAGACCTtcgaagatgaaaatgaccAGCAACTCCTACCAAATATGAATGCTACTTGGGTAGACCAGCGTGGTGCTTGGATTATTCATGTGGTCATTATTATACTGCTGAAGCTGTTTTATAATCTGTTTCCTGGTGTTACCACAGAATGGTCGTGGACCCTAACTAACATGACTTATGTCATTGGGTCCTATGTCATGTTCCATCTGATCAAAGGTACTCCCTTCGATTTCAATGGTGGTGCCTATGATAACTTAACGATGTGGGAACAAATTGATGACGAAACTTTATATACtccttcaagaaaatttttgatcaGCGTTCCAATCGCGCTATTCTTAGTCAGTACTCATTATGCTCATTATGATTTGAAGCTGTTTTCATGGAATTGTTTCTTGACAACCTTTGGTGCTGTTGTCCCGAAGTTACCTGTCACTCATAGATTAAGAATTTCGATTCCAGGTATCACAGGTCGTGCCCAAATTAGTTGA
- the KSS1 gene encoding mitogen-activated serine/threonine-protein kinase KSS1 (Mitogen-activated protein kinase (MAPK)~similar to YGR040W) → MARTITFDIPSQYKLVDLIGEGAYGTVCSAIHKPSGIKVAIKKIQPFSKKLFVTRTIREIKLLRYFHEHENIISILDKVRPVSIDKLNAVYLVEELMETDLQKVINNQNSGSSTLSDDHVQYFTYQILRALKSIHSAQVIHRDIKPSNLLLNSNCDLKVCDFGLARCLASSSDSRETLVGFMTEYVATRWYRAPEIMLTFQEYTTAMDIWSCGCILAEMVSGKPLFPGRDYHHQLWLILEVLGTPSFEDFNQIKSKRAKEYIANLPMRPPLPWETVWSKTDLNPDMIDLLDKMLQFNPDKRISAAEALRHPYLAMYHDPSDEPEYPPLNLDDEFWKLDNKIMRPEEEEEVPIEMLKDMLYDELMKTME, encoded by the coding sequence ATGGCTAGAACAATAACTTTTGATATCCCCTCACAGTATAAGCTCGTAGATTTGATAGGTGAAGGTGCGTACGGAACAGTATGTTCAGCAATTCACAAACCTTCCGGCATAAAGGTAgctatcaagaaaatacaaCCGTTCAGCAAAAAACTGTTCGTAACGAGAACCATACGTGAGATCAAGCTTTTACGGTATTTCCATGAACACGAAAACATAATAAGTATACTGGACAAAGTAAGACCAGTATCCATAGATAAACTGAATGCTGTTTACTTGGTCGAAGAATTGATGGAAACTGATCTACAAAAAGTAATTAATAACCAGAATAGTGGCTCTTCTACTTTGAGTGATGACCATGTGCAGTACTTCACATACCAAATTTTAAGAGCCTTAAAGTCTATTCATAGCGCACAAGTTATCCATAGAGACATAAAGCCATCAAACCTATTACTGAATTCCAATTGTGATCTCAAAGTTTGCGATTTTGGACTAGCTAGGTGCTTAGCTAGTAGCAGTGATTCAAGAGAAACCCTGGTAGGGTTTATGACGGAGTACGTGGCAACGCGATGGTACAGGGCACCCGAGATCATGCTAACTTTTCAAGAGTATACGACTGCGATGGACATCTGGTCATGCGGATGCATTCTGGCTGAAATGGTTTCTGGGAAACCCTTATTCCCAGGCAGGGACTATCATCATCAACTATGGCTAATCCTGGAAGTCTTGGGAACTCCGTCTTTCGAAGACTTTAACCAGATCAAATCCAAGAGGGCTAAAGAGTATATAGCGAATCTACCGATGAGACCACCCTTGCCCTGGGAGACTGTATGGTCAAAGACCGATCTGAATCCAGATATGATAGATTTATTAGACAAAATGCTTCAATTCAACCCTGACAAAAGAATAAGCGCAGCGGAAGCTTTGAGACATCCTTACCTGGCAATGTACCATGATCCAAGTGACGAGCCGGAATATCCTCCACTTAATCTGGATGATGAGTTTTGGAAATTGGATAACAAGATAATGCGTCcagaagaggaggaagaagtGCCGATAGAAATGCTTAAAGACATGCTTTACGATGAACTGATGAAGACTATGGAATAG